A stretch of Castanea sativa cultivar Marrone di Chiusa Pesio chromosome 2, ASM4071231v1 DNA encodes these proteins:
- the LOC142624054 gene encoding uncharacterized protein LOC142624054 isoform X2 — translation MMSGDNFTDGFGKTRPALADVTNRKRSFPSASGDIGLDYGGGYGKKVGGEDEDSKFAEQGCLGVENLVQEECVAKFGVDGSEKEKDLSPTCSEVGTSLENIASTVENLLDKSKETLDFFQGDRIRHSVAVEVGDVSRDSCVSSISAPACSGLSKKNCCGVGGNCQDEEVRLSSSVTESNAVCEGLVTHVCKDNEKDQHGGRLASSNYGSVEWSRLPKSHGSKFNELERCTSAKGDGCANLNAGTDVLKGCSCSFCLKAAHMWSDLHYQDIKGRIAVLKKSQKEASILVQNSCRGKEVDIHGQGNCNKVTKLDPDLTGQWKSLFLHMENIFVNESNQLQSSYVTLKDLRENCKMDLEMINGMASDKH, via the exons ATGATGAGTGGAGATAATTTTACAGATGGGTTTGGCAAAACCCGTCCGGCTTTAGCCGATGTGACCAATCGGAAAAGGTCGTTTCCGTCGGCTTCAGGTGATATAGGGCTTGATTATGGAGGTGGGTATGGTAAAAAAGTGGGTGGTGAAGATGAAGATTCAAAGTTTGCAGAGCAAGGGTGTTTAGGAGTAGAGAATTTAGTCCAAGAGGAATGTGTGGCCAAGTTTGGGGTAGATGGTAGTGAAAAGGAAAAGGATTTGTCCCCCACTTGTAGTGAGGTTGGTACTTCACTAGAGAATATTGCATCTACTGTTGAGAACTTACTGGATAAGAGTAAGGAGACATTGGATTTCTTTCAAGGCGACAGGATACGACATAGTGTTGCTGTGGAGGTTGGTGATGTATCGAGAGATAGTTGTGTGTCTAGTATTTCGGCGCCTGCTTGCTCTGGACTGTCCAAGAAAAATTGTTGCGGGGTCGGAGGGAACTGTCAAGATGAGGAAGTGAGACTCAGTTCCAGTGTTACTGAAAGTAATGCAGTGTGTGAAGGATTGGTCACACATGTTTGCAAGGATAATGAGAAGGATCAACATGGTGGTAGATTGGCCTCAAGCAATTATGGGTCTGTTGAGTGGTCAAGATTGCCCAAGTCACATGGTTCTAAGTTCAATGAATTGGAAAGATGCACAAGCGCTAAGGGAGATGGTTGTGCTAATCTAAATGCTGGTACCGATGTTCTCAAAGGTTGCTCTTGCTCATTTTGCTTGAAAG CTGCTCATATGTGGTCAGACCTCCATTACCAGGACATCAAGGGTCGAATAGCTG tattGAAGAAGAGTCAGAAAGAAGCAAGCATTTTGGTTCAAAATAGTTGCAGGGGAAAGGAGGTTGACATTCATGGCCAAGGGAACTGCAACAAAGTAACAAAATTAGATCCTGACCTCACGGGTCAGTGGAAATCACTCTTTCTTCACATGGAGAATATCTTTGTCAATGAAAGCAACCAGCTT CAATCCAGTTATGTTACACTAAAAGATTTGAGAGAGAACTGCAAGATGGATCTGGAGATGATCAATGGAATGGCTTCAGACAAACATTAG
- the LOC142624054 gene encoding uncharacterized protein LOC142624054 isoform X1, whose product MMSGDNFTDGFGKTRPALADVTNRKRSFPSASGDIGLDYGGGYGKKVGGEDEDSKFAEQGCLGVENLVQEECVAKFGVDGSEKEKDLSPTCSEVGTSLENIASTVENLLDKSKETLDFFQGDRIRHSVAVEVGDVSRDSCVSSISAPACSGLSKKNCCGVGGNCQDEEVRLSSSVTESNAVCEGLVTHVCKDNEKDQHGGRLASSNYGSVEWSRLPKSHGSKFNELERCTSAKGDGCANLNAGTDVLKGCSCSFCLKAAHMWSDLHYQDIKGRIAVLKKSQKEASILVQNSCRGKEVDIHGQGNCNKVTKLDPDLTGQWKSLFLHMENIFVNESNQLLCYTKRFERELQDGSGDDQWNGFRQTLVSLVIVRMFHYTYLIVVLVACM is encoded by the exons ATGATGAGTGGAGATAATTTTACAGATGGGTTTGGCAAAACCCGTCCGGCTTTAGCCGATGTGACCAATCGGAAAAGGTCGTTTCCGTCGGCTTCAGGTGATATAGGGCTTGATTATGGAGGTGGGTATGGTAAAAAAGTGGGTGGTGAAGATGAAGATTCAAAGTTTGCAGAGCAAGGGTGTTTAGGAGTAGAGAATTTAGTCCAAGAGGAATGTGTGGCCAAGTTTGGGGTAGATGGTAGTGAAAAGGAAAAGGATTTGTCCCCCACTTGTAGTGAGGTTGGTACTTCACTAGAGAATATTGCATCTACTGTTGAGAACTTACTGGATAAGAGTAAGGAGACATTGGATTTCTTTCAAGGCGACAGGATACGACATAGTGTTGCTGTGGAGGTTGGTGATGTATCGAGAGATAGTTGTGTGTCTAGTATTTCGGCGCCTGCTTGCTCTGGACTGTCCAAGAAAAATTGTTGCGGGGTCGGAGGGAACTGTCAAGATGAGGAAGTGAGACTCAGTTCCAGTGTTACTGAAAGTAATGCAGTGTGTGAAGGATTGGTCACACATGTTTGCAAGGATAATGAGAAGGATCAACATGGTGGTAGATTGGCCTCAAGCAATTATGGGTCTGTTGAGTGGTCAAGATTGCCCAAGTCACATGGTTCTAAGTTCAATGAATTGGAAAGATGCACAAGCGCTAAGGGAGATGGTTGTGCTAATCTAAATGCTGGTACCGATGTTCTCAAAGGTTGCTCTTGCTCATTTTGCTTGAAAG CTGCTCATATGTGGTCAGACCTCCATTACCAGGACATCAAGGGTCGAATAGCTG tattGAAGAAGAGTCAGAAAGAAGCAAGCATTTTGGTTCAAAATAGTTGCAGGGGAAAGGAGGTTGACATTCATGGCCAAGGGAACTGCAACAAAGTAACAAAATTAGATCCTGACCTCACGGGTCAGTGGAAATCACTCTTTCTTCACATGGAGAATATCTTTGTCAATGAAAGCAACCAGCTT TTATGTTACACTAAAAGATTTGAGAGAGAACTGCAAGATGGATCTGGAGATGATCAATGGAATGGCTTCAGACAAACATTAGTGTCCTTGGTGATTGTAAGAATGTTTCATTACACTTATTTGATAGTTGTGCTTGTGGCTTGCATGTAG
- the LOC142624054 gene encoding uncharacterized protein LOC142624054 isoform X3: MMSGDNFTDGFGKTRPALADVTNRKRSFPSASGDIGLDYGGGYGKKVGGEDEDSKFAEQGCLGVENLVQEECVAKFGVDGSEKEKDLSPTCSEVGTSLENIASTVENLLDKSKETLDFFQGDRIRHSVAVEVGDVSRDSCVSSISAPACSGLSKKNCCGVGGNCQDEEVRLSSSVTESNAVCEGLVTHVCKDNEKDQHGGRLASSNYGSVEWSRLPKSHGSKFNELERCTSAKGDGCANLNAGTDVLKGCSCSFCLKAAHMWSDLHYQDIKGRIAVLKKSQKEASILVQNSCRGKEVDIHGQGNCNKVTKLDPDLTGQWKSLFLHMENIFVNESNQLPVFLGSNPVMLH; this comes from the exons ATGATGAGTGGAGATAATTTTACAGATGGGTTTGGCAAAACCCGTCCGGCTTTAGCCGATGTGACCAATCGGAAAAGGTCGTTTCCGTCGGCTTCAGGTGATATAGGGCTTGATTATGGAGGTGGGTATGGTAAAAAAGTGGGTGGTGAAGATGAAGATTCAAAGTTTGCAGAGCAAGGGTGTTTAGGAGTAGAGAATTTAGTCCAAGAGGAATGTGTGGCCAAGTTTGGGGTAGATGGTAGTGAAAAGGAAAAGGATTTGTCCCCCACTTGTAGTGAGGTTGGTACTTCACTAGAGAATATTGCATCTACTGTTGAGAACTTACTGGATAAGAGTAAGGAGACATTGGATTTCTTTCAAGGCGACAGGATACGACATAGTGTTGCTGTGGAGGTTGGTGATGTATCGAGAGATAGTTGTGTGTCTAGTATTTCGGCGCCTGCTTGCTCTGGACTGTCCAAGAAAAATTGTTGCGGGGTCGGAGGGAACTGTCAAGATGAGGAAGTGAGACTCAGTTCCAGTGTTACTGAAAGTAATGCAGTGTGTGAAGGATTGGTCACACATGTTTGCAAGGATAATGAGAAGGATCAACATGGTGGTAGATTGGCCTCAAGCAATTATGGGTCTGTTGAGTGGTCAAGATTGCCCAAGTCACATGGTTCTAAGTTCAATGAATTGGAAAGATGCACAAGCGCTAAGGGAGATGGTTGTGCTAATCTAAATGCTGGTACCGATGTTCTCAAAGGTTGCTCTTGCTCATTTTGCTTGAAAG CTGCTCATATGTGGTCAGACCTCCATTACCAGGACATCAAGGGTCGAATAGCTG tattGAAGAAGAGTCAGAAAGAAGCAAGCATTTTGGTTCAAAATAGTTGCAGGGGAAAGGAGGTTGACATTCATGGCCAAGGGAACTGCAACAAAGTAACAAAATTAGATCCTGACCTCACGGGTCAGTGGAAATCACTCTTTCTTCACATGGAGAATATCTTTGTCAATGAAAGCAACCAGCTT CCTGTTTTTCTGGGCAGCAATCCAGTTATGTTACACTAA